CAATCGAAAAGGTACTCCTTCTTGGCTTTCTTATGATTGTTGTTTGATTCATCTGCCATTTCATTGATCATAACCTCCTCCATTTTGGTGAATAAGTCTTACATATTCCTTAGCAagtttttcttttgcttctacCTTCTAGGGTCCAGAATCATCTGAAATAACTGAGGAACTCTCAAATAGACGACATGGGACTAGGAAAAGCCTCATCTTGGAGATTCCAACAACAAGCACTGTGGATGAAGATTTTGTGAGGATAAACATGCCTCTAACTCCTCCTCCAAGAAAAGTGGCCTTTTCACCATGTCCAAGCCCTTCAGCATCAAGGAATAGATCAACTATGAAAACTTTATTTCCCAAACTCACTTTAAAAATCAGGAGCACAAGCTCACAGCAGATCGAAAATGCTGCTTTTCTTGCACTCGAAGGTTCACCAAAGGTGGCACCAAAGAAGCCTCTTCTTCCGAGGACATTTTCACTTACAAAGTTGATCACCCCTAGAGGGAAGAACACGGCATCCTTGCCTGTAACACCGATTGCTCACTCTAATCCAGGGTCCACACATGGAGGAAATGCTGCTTATCTAGCTTCAATTGTAACTACCTTTGCAGCTTTTGCAGTAGACTTGTGCTACATGTGCTTGCACACTTCTCCACCATTGGATTCTTATCTGATCCTTATTTTGCAGGATAAAGGGATCCAATTACCAATGCATCGTTCTCGTTCAGTTCCAATACTTAACAAGGCAGGGAGCACAAGTGTAGGTGGAATGTTTCGTATAATTCCAACCACACCAACATCAGCGACATCTCCATCTGGTGATAGTGGTAACATACCAACACTTTCCTCACATGTTTGTATTATAATAAACCTTTTCGAAAATGAAATTCACCTTCTGTACACACTATATACAATCTCTTATTATTCATGACCAAACAATCAGGAACTGCTCCATGTTTATTGAATTCTACTAACCAACTTGTTAATGTGAGGGTTCCTATTCAGTTGAGAATGAGGATGGTGGTGAAGATATTCCCGAAGAAGAAGCTGTTTGTAGAATTTGTATGGTTGAATTGGGGGAAGGTGCTGATGATACTCTTAAATTGGAGTGTAGTTGCAAAGGTGAACTTTCACTGGCTCACCAACAATGTGCAGTTAAATGGTTTAGCATTAAAGGAAACAGAACATGTGATGTTTGCAAGCAAGAAGTTAAGAACTTACCTGTGACTCTCTTGCGGCTTCAAACTGCACCTAGAGGGCAGCATGCTGAGATTTCTCAAACAAGGCAAGGGTAAATTATTGCTTtgcttctctttattttttccaACATGTGACAACAGAGTTAATGCAAAGAATTTTCAGGGTTTGGCAGGATGCTCCCATTCTTGTAGTTGTCAACATGCTGGcttacttttgttttcttgaGCAGCTTCTTGTGAGTGTAACTACTAACTATTCTTGGTCTTGGATGATGGTTCCCTATGAGCCACACATGAATCCTAATGTTATTGATTGGTGACAGGTTTCAAGTATGGGCTCTGGTGCTGTTGCCATGtctcttccattttcttgtaTACTTGGTCTTCTTGGTAGCATGACATCTACAACAATGGGTAGGGCTTATTGTACCTTTAGGTAACACTTCTTCACCTGAATTTTTGCCTTTGTTACCACTACACTGATTCCTCCAAAATTTGTTGTTAGTGAGGAGAAATCATGTTTGGGTTTATGCAACTGTGCAGTTTGTTCTGGTGGTTGTCAGTGGACACCTTTTCTATTCATTGGTAAGAAATCCGTTTTACAAACATGTTTACAGTAAAAGAAATATATAGAggcattgtttttaaaaaaCCAGAAATTGCATGATGCAATCTTCTTCTAATATAAGGTAATTCGATACTTCTGTTTTTTGTTTCCGAGTAATTTGATACATTTATTTGGGATGGCAGGTTCATATGCAAGCTGTTCTAGCTATTTTGCTTGCCACATTTACTGGCTTTGGGGCTGTGATGTTTGTAGCTTCTGTTCTTGCTGAGATATCAAATTGGAGGAGAATAAGTCTTGGTCAGTTGAATCAAGAGGAGGCAGTGGCACCTGATCAATCTGAGGCTCCTGAAAGTAATTTGAGAGATTCCCCTCTTATGCATGTGAACCAGCTAAATGTGCTCCCACTCGGATAATTCTCTTGAAGGATGCACCAGCAAGGTGTTTATGTCTAATGTAGTATATAGAGTACATATTGTATAGAAATTTGAGCACATTATACTTTAGTTGTGTTTGTTTTTGCCATGTTACATGAGAAGTGTTTATTTGTACTTACTTTGGCTTCATACACTGAATCGATACGTACTTGTTCATGGTACATATAGGAATAGACAAGTAATGACATTGGTTTGCAAGAAAGATGCTAATCCTCTAAAGTGAATGTCTCTGAAAGGATGCATAAAACGCTTCTCCTTGAGGCTGGTAGCTAACAAGGTCTCTCGTCGAAGGGGAACTATAAGCTCATCAGTTTCGAGTTCCGATGGAGTTACCTGATGAGTAATATGAATGGAGTTGCTGTGTGCCACCCTGACCCAACGATCTTGTTCATTAGGAATTGAAATTCCCGTTATTtgtctgaaaaacaacaaacactATTTGCTTTGGGGAGATCGAAGAgtgaagaaaatttaaaaatataagaaaataatttaatttttttaaaaaaataaaagaagataaaagaCATTTTGCATTGTCTTGGTCAAAGTATGGGCTATGAACTGTCTCCTCTGGTGACTAATCCCCAACCCCAACCTCTGTCTTTCTCCTTAGCTCAGCCACTCACTCTCTACCTCACTCACTGCACGCTCACGGCTCACCACGCTAGCCAACCACGGAGGTCATCGTTCGCCACTCTCCCGCCGGATTAACTGCCTCTTCCCCGCGCCACGNNNNNNNNNNNNNNCTCCTCCGTCTCTGTGGTCCCCGCCGCTTGGCTCCGTCTCGTGCCTCGCCTTGCCTCCTCTGCAATCTCTGCTTTGCTCCTCTTCGAagctctctctctatctctctcgcCTGCTTGCCGTCACCGTTGGCTCCTATGCCTCGTCCCCGCACCGCTTGTCTTAGTTTGCCTCTACTTCCTCTATGCGTCTTCTTCCTCTGCTCATGATACATCCTCGTTCCTCCGTCACCGTCTTcttgcttctgcttctgcaGTGTGGGTGAGTTCACTGACTTCACTCTTCACTgagttgagtttttttttttcagtttttattctATAAACTTATTATACTGAgtgttttttcaattttaaattttgatgtaGGTTTAGATAATTTGCTTAACTTGatgtaattagttattattgatTAGAATTAGATAATTGGTTCATTGCTTGCAGCCTCAGTTTGTGTTCATCATCATGAATCTATGAAATACACGTTCAACTTNNNNNNNNNNNNNNNNNNNNNNNNNNNNNNNNttctttttttttttttttaattgacttcattttgttgtgttttttgTTTCAAGATTAACCGCAAAATGCTTATTTCAGTTAAAtgcttattagttattaatgttCAGATTCAATCGTTCATTTGGAGTGTCAAGATTGAATTCACATTTTCTCGTTTTGGCAATGCTTGATTCGTTGTTTTGAAAGATTTGCAATATGGAGAAAGATACATGTACTAGTGCTGCTCTGCACTGATGCGCTCATTCATCTCTCTCTCTGTTATTTACCTCTCTTAGTTCAATCTATGTCACTCTTCCATACTATATACAGTTATACACATACGTTACATGTATCTATTAATTTCTCTATGAAATATGATTAATTTCCAGCAGATTGTATAATAGGTAGTCCTTCAACAAGTGGATAATTTTATTGGCTCATGAACGCAAGACTCACGCAAGACCGTCAAACATAGGGCTGGTGATAAATGCTTTATGCCTACTTGTGTGTATAATGCTCTTATCGCGATCAGGTGAATTCTTTGTTCGAGGATCTTGATGAGAGTATCATTACACGTCTATTGGTGTCATGGATGCTTTTCGAAAGAATGGAATGATCCGCGAAATGGAATCAGTACTTGCTCGATTGAAAAGCCATAAGCGTAAGCCCTGACTTGACTACCTTTAATTTGCTCATCAATGCATACGGGAAGAAGCAGGAATTCGATAAGATGGAACAAGTATTCAAGAGTTTGTTGAGGTCCAAGGAGAAACCAACACTGCCTACGTTTAATTCCATAATTCTGAACTATGGCAAGGCACGATTGAAGGAGAAAGCAGAAAATGTTTTCAGAAAAAATGACTGACATGGTACAAAAGTCTCATCTACATATATGGATACTGTGATTGCATTTCCAAAGCTAGAGATTTATTTGAAGGGCTAATTGAGTCAAAATCTCAAATAAAAGCATCAACCCTAAGTGTTATGCTTGATGTTTACCGCATAAATGGTTTACCATTGGAAGCAGATTCTCTGTTGGAGAGGGCAATTGCTTTTCAAGTATTTCCTGATGCTTCAACATATAAGCTTCTTAGGGTTTACACTAAAGCCAACTTGAAGGAGCTTGTGGATAAATTGCTAAGGCATATGGATAGAGATGGTATTATCCCTAACAAGAAGTTCTTCCTAGATGCTTTGGGATCTTCACGAGAAAAGTCAAAATCTGCTATTACTGCTGTAACTCATTCAAATAGCTTCGCAAAACCTCAGCTGAACACGTAGTTGGTAATTCACATCAAGAATTTCAGCTAAGGTGATATGGTATGTTATTGTGACTTTGCCATCACTAGTTAAATGTTTACGTTTTGATTTAGTGAAATTGTTATTCTTTGTTTATACTTGTGTTTTGTAAATAGTTACTActgtattcttttttttttcccccttGTTTTGTTCATTTGGATTTAGTATGGTGAATTTGGCAAAGTGATTGGTGCTGGAAAGCAATAAGTAAATCAATGACTTACAAAATGAAATTTCGATTAATGATATTATTGACAATACAAGAATAATGATAATTGCATTTGAAACAAAGACTACAAGTCTGACTTGTAACATTCTgctcaaaaatgaaaaattaataattcaa
This sequence is a window from Arachis duranensis cultivar V14167 chromosome 2, aradu.V14167.gnm2.J7QH, whole genome shotgun sequence. Protein-coding genes within it:
- the LOC107463661 gene encoding uncharacterized protein LOC107463661 isoform X4, coding for METEAPEDREDNRADDDTIEKGPESSEITEELSNRRHGTRKSLILEIPTTSTVDEDFVRINMPLTPPPRKVAFSPCPSPSASRNRSTMKTLFPKLTLKIRSTSSQQIENAAFLALEGSPKVAPKKPLLPRTFSLTKLITPRGKNTASLPVTPIAHSNPGSTHGGNAAYLASIDKGIQLPMHRSRSVPILNKAGSTSVGGMFRIIPTTPTSATSPSGDSVENEDGGEDIPEEEAVCRICMVELGEGADDTLKLECSCKGELSLAHQQCAVKWFSIKGNRTCDVCKQEVKNLPVTLLRLQTAPRGQHAEISQTRQGVWQDAPILVVVNMLAYFCFLEQLLVSSMGSGAVAMSLPFSCILGLLGSMTSTTMGRAYCTFSLFWWLSVDTFSIHWFICKLF
- the LOC107463661 gene encoding uncharacterized protein LOC107463661 isoform X5, encoding METEAPEDREDNRADDDTIEKGPESSEITEELSNRRHGTRKSLILEIPTTSTVDEDFVRINMPLTPPPRKVAFSPCPSPSASRNRSTMKTLFPKLTLKIRSTSSQQIENAAFLALEGSPKVAPKKPLLPRTFSLTKLITPRGKNTASLPVTPIAHSNPGSTHGGNAAYLASIDKGIQLPMHRSRSVPILNKAGSTSVGGMFRIIPTTPTSATSPSGDSVENEDGGEDIPEEEAVCRICMVELGEGADDTLKLECSCKGELSLAHQQCAVKWFSIKGNRTCDVCKQEVKNLPVTLLRLQTAPRGQHAEISQTRQGVWQDAPILVVVNMLAYFCFLEQLLVSSMGSGAVAMSLPFSCILGLLGSMTSTTMGRAYCTFRFICKLF
- the LOC107463661 gene encoding uncharacterized protein LOC107463661 isoform X3 — its product is METEAPEDREDNRADDDTIEKGPESSEITEELSNRRHGTRKSLILEIPTTSTVDEDFVRINMPLTPPPRKVAFSPCPSPSASRNRSTMKTLFPKLTLKIRSTSSQQIENAAFLALEGSPKVAPKKPLLPRTFSLTKLITPRGKNTASLPVTPIAHSNPGSTHGGNAAYLASIDKGIQLPMHRSRSVPILNKAGSTSVGGMFRIIPTTPTSATSPSGDSVENEDGGEDIPEEEAVCRICMVELGEGADDTLKLECSCKGELSLAHQQCAVKWFSIKGNRTCDVCKQEVKNLPVTLLRLQTAPRGQHAEISQTRQGVWQDAPILVVVNMLAYFCFLEQLLVSSMGSGAVAMSLPFSCILGLLGSMTSTTMVCSGGCQWTPFLFIGSYASCSSYFACHIYWLWGCDVCSFCSC
- the LOC107463661 gene encoding uncharacterized protein LOC107463661 isoform X1, whose product is METEAPEDREDNRADDDTIEKGPESSEITEELSNRRHGTRKSLILEIPTTSTVDEDFVRINMPLTPPPRKVAFSPCPSPSASRNRSTMKTLFPKLTLKIRSTSSQQIENAAFLALEGSPKVAPKKPLLPRTFSLTKLITPRGKNTASLPVTPIAHSNPGSTHGGNAAYLASIDKGIQLPMHRSRSVPILNKAGSTSVGGMFRIIPTTPTSATSPSGDSVENEDGGEDIPEEEAVCRICMVELGEGADDTLKLECSCKGELSLAHQQCAVKWFSIKGNRTCDVCKQEVKNLPVTLLRLQTAPRGQHAEISQTRQGVWQDAPILVVVNMLAYFCFLEQLLVSSMGSGAVAMSLPFSCILGLLGSMTSTTMVRRNHVWVYATVQFVLVVVSGHLFYSLVHMQAVLAILLATFTGFGAVMFVASVLAEISNWRRISLGQLNQEEAVAPDQSEAPESNLRDSPLMHVNQLNVLPLG
- the LOC107463661 gene encoding uncharacterized protein LOC107463661 isoform X2, which gives rise to METEAPEDREDNRADDDTIEKGPESSEITEELSNRRHGTRKSLILEIPTTSTVDEDFVRINMPLTPPPRKVAFSPCPSPSASRNRSTMKTLFPKLTLKIRSTSSQQIENAAFLALEGSPKVAPKKPLLPRTFSLTKLITPRGKNTASLPVTPIAHSNPGSTHGGNAAYLASIDKGIQLPMHRSRSVPILNKAGSTSVGGMFRIIPTTPTSATSPSGDSVENEDGGEDIPEEEAVCRICMVELGEGADDTLKLECSCKGELSLAHQQCAVKWFSIKGNRTCDVCKQEVKNLPVTLLRLQTAPRGQHAEISQTRVWQDAPILVVVNMLAYFCFLEQLLVSSMGSGAVAMSLPFSCILGLLGSMTSTTMVRRNHVWVYATVQFVLVVVSGHLFYSLVHMQAVLAILLATFTGFGAVMFVASVLAEISNWRRISLGQLNQEEAVAPDQSEAPESNLRDSPLMHVNQLNVLPLG